One genomic window of Halorhabdus sp. CBA1104 includes the following:
- a CDS encoding digeranylgeranylglycerophospholipid reductase — translation MSERYDAVIAGAGPAGAQCARDLARRGYDVVVLETEAEADFPRQSNKSTGGTFPSMLSSFGIPDDVVMQFTDSVVIESPSEYLRQTQTGAVLDFAAFKQFLVADSRENGANYRFDARVSGPVMENGEVAGVRYNGSKEVHADVVIDATGPAAPIASELGVSDLERERHAIGIEYEMAGVDLDPDGYADLNDAMMLRLDHEYAPGGYAWIFHTGQDTAKVGLCYINNDSYQRYAQTDRTIDGYLQHWLDTDPRFADATQIEGHQHRGSAHIQHPGQMSTDNFIAIGDTVPSIDPLWGEGIHNAMKSGRAAAVTVDQSLTPAQPDTSAEAMAFYETLWHREVAPRMDARLRLTEMLYLAPNDRYDRLLSDLNGLDDETLARANNGSWRAIAKLIHVQDVPLLAQFAKEQLA, via the coding sequence ATGTCCGAGCGTTACGACGCGGTGATCGCCGGTGCCGGGCCGGCCGGTGCCCAATGTGCCCGCGACCTTGCGAGGCGGGGCTACGACGTGGTCGTTCTCGAGACGGAGGCCGAAGCCGACTTTCCCAGACAGAGCAACAAGTCCACGGGCGGAACCTTCCCGTCGATGCTGTCCTCGTTCGGGATTCCGGACGACGTCGTCATGCAGTTTACCGATAGCGTGGTGATCGAATCGCCCAGCGAATACCTCCGGCAAACACAGACCGGGGCTGTGCTTGATTTCGCTGCGTTCAAACAGTTCCTCGTCGCCGACAGCCGCGAGAACGGAGCGAACTATCGGTTCGACGCCCGCGTTTCCGGACCAGTCATGGAGAACGGAGAAGTCGCTGGCGTCCGATACAACGGGTCCAAAGAGGTCCATGCCGACGTCGTGATCGACGCGACGGGACCGGCCGCACCGATCGCGTCGGAACTCGGTGTGTCGGACCTCGAACGGGAACGACACGCAATCGGTATCGAATACGAGATGGCAGGCGTCGATCTCGATCCCGACGGCTATGCCGACCTGAACGACGCGATGATGCTCCGGCTCGATCACGAGTACGCGCCGGGTGGCTACGCCTGGATCTTCCACACCGGACAAGACACGGCGAAAGTTGGCCTGTGTTACATCAACAACGACAGCTATCAGCGCTACGCCCAAACCGATCGCACGATCGACGGCTACCTCCAACACTGGCTCGACACCGATCCACGATTCGCCGACGCGACGCAGATCGAAGGTCACCAACACCGTGGGTCAGCACACATCCAACACCCTGGCCAGATGAGTACGGACAACTTCATCGCGATCGGCGACACCGTTCCCTCGATCGATCCACTGTGGGGCGAAGGCATCCACAACGCGATGAAATCCGGACGGGCGGCAGCAGTCACTGTCGACCAATCACTCACACCGGCCCAACCGGACACGTCCGCCGAGGCAATGGCCTTCTACGAGACACTCTGGCACCGGGAAGTCGCCCCACGGATGGACGCGCGCCTGCGGTTGACTGAAATGCTCTATCTCGCCCCGAACGACCGGTACGACCGGCTCCTCTCGGATCTAAACGGGCTGGACGACGAGACGCTGGCTCGCGCAAACAACGGCAGCTGGCGAGCGATCGCGAAGTTGATCCACGTCCAGGACGTGCCGTTGCTCGCCCAGTTTGCCAAAGAACAACTCGCCTGA
- a CDS encoding DUF5789 family protein, with protein MAEDNDEDSEGPAVALGEGKSVSGVPLARVSSRLSYGIEKSTVRRRAGETEIRTPDGPQPLGTVLDELDETYFDRRQSFETAVREVVGTGPVPTE; from the coding sequence ATGGCCGAAGACAACGACGAAGACAGCGAGGGTCCCGCAGTGGCGCTGGGAGAGGGGAAATCAGTCTCCGGTGTTCCCCTGGCGCGTGTGTCCTCGCGTCTGTCCTACGGGATCGAGAAGAGCACGGTCCGACGACGCGCGGGCGAGACAGAGATCCGGACGCCAGACGGCCCGCAACCGCTCGGGACTGTACTGGACGAACTCGACGAGACGTACTTCGATCGCCGCCAGTCTTTCGAGACGGCCGTCCGGGAGGTCGTCGGCACCGGCCCAGTGCCGACCGAGTGA
- a CDS encoding DUF302 domain-containing protein, with protein sequence MATYVNQYRVDAAFAETIETVTDALAEEGFGVLADIDIQAAFETKLDEDFDRYRILGACNPALASDALDAEYELGALLPCNVVVYEDEAGVGINVVDPATLFSLTDSDGLEVIVDDVASGLDAAMHAVPEATPVSQTDA encoded by the coding sequence ATGGCGACATATGTGAATCAGTACCGAGTTGACGCAGCCTTCGCGGAGACGATCGAGACGGTGACAGATGCACTCGCCGAGGAAGGGTTCGGTGTCCTAGCCGACATCGACATCCAGGCGGCCTTCGAGACGAAACTCGACGAGGACTTCGACCGATATCGGATCCTCGGTGCGTGTAATCCGGCTCTCGCGTCCGACGCTCTGGACGCCGAGTACGAACTCGGGGCACTGTTGCCCTGCAACGTCGTCGTCTACGAAGACGAGGCGGGCGTCGGCATCAACGTTGTCGATCCGGCGACGCTGTTCTCACTCACCGACAGTGACGGTCTCGAAGTGATCGTCGACGACGTTGCTTCGGGACTCGATGCGGCGATGCACGCTGTCCCCGAAGCGACGCCCGTCTCGCAGACGGACGCTTGA
- a CDS encoding DUF302 domain-containing protein: MALPIDPTEIDPADIGQERATLEMAHEEAIEHVRTAFTDAGFGVATEFSPSELLNEKIDADRDPYHVLGACNPTIADRTLDATEGRIGGLFPCNVVIHEIEPGVQEVYHVSIMRIARLVGLAPDDEQMAEIIDETGEFVEEAYGNLEQ, encoded by the coding sequence ATGGCACTTCCGATCGACCCGACCGAAATCGATCCCGCGGACATCGGTCAAGAACGCGCAACACTGGAAATGGCCCACGAGGAAGCGATCGAGCACGTCCGGACGGCGTTCACCGACGCCGGATTCGGCGTCGCGACGGAGTTCTCCCCCTCGGAATTGCTGAACGAGAAAATCGACGCCGACAGAGACCCCTATCACGTCCTCGGAGCCTGCAACCCGACCATCGCAGATCGAACGCTGGACGCCACCGAGGGTCGTATCGGGGGTCTCTTCCCGTGTAACGTCGTGATCCACGAGATCGAGCCGGGCGTCCAGGAAGTCTATCACGTCTCGATCATGCGAATCGCACGGTTGGTCGGGCTAGCCCCCGACGACGAACAGATGGCCGAGATCATCGACGAGACCGGCGAATTCGTCGAGGAAGCCTACGGGAACCTCGAACAGTGA
- a CDS encoding rhomboid family intramembrane serine protease: MAENRQRLPGSWPPSAGSLSVPHAIDFALLGLVPVALVAVFTLPLNYREQLLFAVSDPTLLTAYTAPFVHLSYEHLLGNLLLYALAVPTGYVLSVSGGRRQLYRWAFVTFLVAFPLALAGLQFVFPRERILFGFSGLNSALVGLLCFMVVSHTSTHLSCTLQERDAPALLFFTIALITVLSIPTWAWMREIALVSAGSGLLYVGSLLAEMGVPTWSSVVDGWGDGNFELAVIGLGVLFVFPFLAFYRTSAGNAAIFDLYGHLLGYCLGFLIVYVFAVMVSPRVS; encoded by the coding sequence ATGGCGGAGAACCGACAGCGATTACCCGGTAGTTGGCCGCCGTCTGCGGGGTCGCTGTCCGTCCCTCACGCTATCGATTTCGCGTTGCTGGGACTGGTCCCGGTCGCACTCGTCGCCGTCTTTACGCTCCCACTGAACTACCGCGAGCAACTGTTGTTCGCCGTCTCGGATCCGACACTGCTGACGGCGTACACGGCACCGTTTGTTCACCTGAGTTACGAGCATTTGCTCGGCAATCTACTCTTGTACGCTCTCGCTGTGCCGACCGGTTACGTGCTGAGTGTCTCGGGAGGACGGCGACAGTTGTATCGCTGGGCCTTCGTGACGTTTTTGGTCGCCTTTCCGCTCGCGTTGGCCGGTTTGCAGTTCGTCTTCCCACGTGAGCGCATCCTGTTTGGCTTTTCGGGCCTCAACTCTGCGCTCGTCGGATTGCTGTGTTTCATGGTCGTCAGCCACACGAGTACGCATCTCTCGTGCACGCTCCAGGAGCGAGATGCACCAGCGTTGCTGTTCTTTACGATCGCGCTGATCACGGTGCTCTCGATCCCAACCTGGGCTTGGATGAGGGAAATCGCACTCGTGTCGGCTGGCAGTGGATTGCTCTACGTCGGCTCACTCCTGGCTGAGATGGGGGTTCCGACCTGGAGCAGCGTCGTCGATGGTTGGGGCGACGGCAACTTCGAACTTGCCGTGATCGGATTGGGCGTCTTGTTCGTCTTCCCGTTTCTAGCGTTTTACCGAACGTCCGCCGGTAACGCCGCCATTTTCGATCTCTACGGTCACCTGCTTGGCTATTGTTTGGGCTTTCTCATCGTCTATGTCTTCGCCGTGATGGTCTCCCCTCGCGTCTCCTAA
- a CDS encoding signal peptidase I, giving the protein MLRTHVVRALSFLLFVLVVLFLVGALIGQPILLSFVTSGSMSPTIDEGDGFVAIPELVAGEIQEGDVVVFEAQEIQGGGLTTHRVVDVTADGYITRGDANPFTDQDGGEPPVTDDQVVAVAWQPGGHVVTIPVLGTLILGGRVVITNILAAVTTVLGIENVDESQQAGSVLLASGLLLFVVSLLSGLGTRSTRERSHSGAIDAFDPRFAALFFLAIVLIPANAAMIFPNTTHHIPIGDDVNGNQAIAGEQATIEMTVTNEDAMVTMLVVFDATAEDALQDPWLDIPGGERDSTTLSVAAPPPGEERIVSVAERRYVVVLPPSLLVALHNVHPLLALWAINATLIFGVLTVVFGLLGVRKRRNRRTDRDVPLWVRLKRLW; this is encoded by the coding sequence ATGCTCCGGACCCACGTAGTCAGGGCACTGAGCTTTTTGCTCTTTGTCTTGGTGGTGCTCTTTCTCGTGGGTGCACTCATCGGGCAGCCGATATTGCTGAGCTTCGTGACTTCCGGCAGTATGTCGCCGACGATCGACGAAGGGGATGGGTTCGTTGCGATTCCGGAACTCGTCGCGGGTGAGATCCAAGAAGGCGACGTCGTCGTCTTCGAGGCCCAGGAGATCCAGGGCGGCGGATTGACGACCCACCGCGTGGTCGACGTAACTGCCGATGGCTATATCACACGCGGTGATGCCAACCCCTTCACCGATCAGGATGGCGGTGAACCGCCGGTGACGGACGATCAGGTCGTCGCCGTCGCGTGGCAACCGGGCGGGCACGTCGTCACGATTCCCGTTCTGGGGACTCTCATTCTCGGTGGTCGCGTCGTCATCACCAATATCTTGGCTGCCGTGACCACTGTCCTCGGCATCGAAAACGTCGATGAATCCCAGCAGGCCGGCTCGGTACTCCTGGCTTCCGGCCTTCTTTTGTTCGTCGTGAGCCTGCTCAGCGGTCTGGGAACGCGTTCGACTCGTGAACGGTCCCATTCGGGTGCCATCGATGCGTTCGATCCGCGGTTTGCCGCACTGTTCTTTCTCGCCATCGTGTTGATCCCGGCCAACGCAGCGATGATCTTTCCGAATACGACACATCATATTCCGATCGGCGACGATGTGAACGGCAACCAGGCTATCGCGGGCGAGCAGGCAACCATCGAGATGACTGTCACGAACGAAGACGCGATGGTGACGATGCTCGTCGTCTTCGACGCTACCGCAGAGGATGCACTTCAGGACCCATGGCTGGATATCCCGGGCGGTGAGCGAGATTCGACGACGCTGTCGGTCGCCGCGCCGCCTCCGGGCGAAGAGCGGATCGTGTCTGTTGCCGAACGCCGGTACGTCGTCGTCCTCCCGCCGTCCCTGCTCGTTGCTCTGCACAATGTACACCCCCTCTTGGCGCTTTGGGCGATCAACGCTACGTTGATCTTTGGTGTGTTGACCGTTGTCTTCGGATTGTTAGGTGTTCGAAAACGTCGCAACCGCCGGACTGATCGAGATGTTCCGTTGTGGGTTCGACTCAAACGCTTGTGGTAA
- a CDS encoding BatA domain-containing protein: protein MNRSLTLALVLIATGTIIATGAVPFSGQADELEPDADTGVLLAPADTPNGEQYTRFDADGDLFVSLTGFSGARTTYDDVFVIGYEGTPDSDQAAEVWIEHDSDRLELVRTDTTTRQQVDDPTSALTLEPGESATLGVVATVDSGAFDSLTETVTYRMTLPDSAQEDEQESGIGGGGDGDGGGEGGTGDSGGESGTGDSGGESGTGDSGGESGTGDSDGEGGTGDSGGEGGTGDSGGETETADGDADGSIEDTEVGPAPAGSATLFPGGFPIDFGTFFFPWYGWLLLAAVLTVTVDYLVQTRARDVRPLLETSPESRQSRARYVFFRLGLLWLTVAVVTLAAMVGLSTLGLEGRALFLTILIGSIGLGAVLGNRRLPDIEGEYVDRAPDS, encoded by the coding sequence ATGAACCGTTCACTCACCCTCGCGCTCGTCTTGATCGCCACCGGGACGATCATAGCCACGGGTGCGGTGCCGTTTTCGGGCCAGGCTGACGAACTCGAACCGGATGCGGACACTGGCGTTCTCCTTGCCCCTGCTGACACCCCCAACGGTGAGCAGTATACTCGCTTCGACGCTGACGGTGACCTTTTTGTCTCACTGACCGGGTTTTCGGGAGCGAGGACTACTTACGACGACGTGTTCGTCATCGGCTACGAGGGTACCCCTGACAGCGATCAGGCTGCCGAGGTGTGGATCGAGCACGATAGCGACCGGCTGGAACTCGTCAGAACGGATACGACGACCCGCCAGCAGGTCGACGATCCCACGTCGGCACTAACTCTCGAACCCGGCGAATCTGCGACCCTCGGTGTCGTTGCTACCGTTGACTCTGGCGCATTCGACTCGCTCACGGAGACCGTGACCTATCGAATGACGCTCCCCGACTCTGCCCAAGAAGACGAACAGGAGAGCGGAATCGGTGGTGGAGGCGATGGCGACGGTGGTGGAGAGGGTGGAACTGGTGACAGTGGTGGAGAGAGTGGAACTGGTGACAGTGGTGGAGAGAGTGGAACTGGTGACAGTGGTGGAGAGAGTGGAACTGGTGACAGTGATGGAGAGGGTGGAACTGGTGACAGTGGTGGAGAGGGTGGAACTGGTGACAGTGGTGGAGAGACTGAGACGGCTGATGGTGATGCAGACGGTAGCATCGAGGACACCGAAGTGGGTCCTGCTCCGGCTGGCTCGGCGACGTTGTTCCCGGGTGGCTTCCCGATCGACTTCGGGACGTTCTTCTTCCCCTGGTACGGCTGGCTGCTGCTCGCGGCCGTCCTTACCGTTACCGTCGATTATCTCGTCCAGACGCGGGCTCGCGATGTCCGCCCGCTGCTGGAAACGTCGCCGGAAAGCCGCCAGTCACGGGCCAGGTACGTCTTCTTCCGCCTGGGACTGCTCTGGTTGACCGTCGCCGTCGTCACACTCGCGGCGATGGTCGGGCTTTCGACGCTAGGGCTCGAAGGGAGGGCGCTGTTCCTGACCATACTGATCGGCTCGATCGGGCTCGGGGCCGTGCTTGGCAATCGACGTCTGCCCGATATCGAAGGCGAATACGTCGATCGAGCGCCCGACAGCTGA
- a CDS encoding LamG domain-containing protein translates to MSKKWTRRGALALIGSGASMLIWGTSGFTMVESERDSTLGTAADSEALLGIAGPETVTGVPGQTVTLRTLTNNFDQPLTDIQVSPRSESPFETMQTPNTLQSGENGDVTTTLSCDSGGDSTVTLDITATGNDQGVELSRSVSVQCRDPRVSWWHFEDISGTSVPDSWAGSNDGERDDVGRLYPAYEPDLVTSQQGRGEVLNFDGDDVVTVPDNDTLDLTDDFSLSAWVYPRSQDGLTRLFSKWNSRGDDSYQLGFGGGWQSSGNRELLIETTDEYKLTGVSLTENQWAHVVWTHGSEDKVYANGTQKGPTFSLPDAEASTQPLRIGNGLNSRRNAVYGFDGVMDEPKVYDAALTVDQVSNLYDSSTASEGGGGGDITG, encoded by the coding sequence ATGAGCAAAAAGTGGACGCGCCGGGGAGCGCTCGCGTTAATCGGCAGCGGCGCAAGCATGCTAATCTGGGGGACTAGCGGATTCACGATGGTCGAAAGCGAGCGAGACAGTACCCTCGGTACTGCTGCTGATTCGGAGGCGCTGTTGGGTATTGCTGGCCCCGAAACAGTGACGGGAGTTCCAGGCCAAACCGTGACACTACGAACGCTGACCAACAACTTCGACCAACCGCTGACGGACATTCAGGTCAGTCCTCGTTCGGAATCACCGTTCGAAACGATGCAGACACCGAACACGCTGCAGTCGGGTGAGAACGGCGATGTGACAACGACGCTCTCCTGTGACTCAGGGGGAGATAGTACTGTCACACTCGATATCACTGCGACGGGCAACGACCAGGGAGTCGAGTTGAGCCGGTCGGTTTCAGTCCAGTGTCGCGACCCCAGGGTGTCGTGGTGGCACTTCGAGGACATAAGTGGCACTTCTGTCCCAGATTCGTGGGCTGGCAGCAACGATGGCGAGCGAGACGATGTTGGGAGATTGTATCCGGCTTACGAACCAGACCTAGTGACATCACAGCAGGGCCGCGGCGAAGTGCTCAATTTCGATGGTGACGACGTCGTCACCGTTCCCGACAACGATACGCTCGACCTGACTGACGACTTCTCGCTCTCTGCCTGGGTATATCCCCGAAGCCAAGATGGTCTCACGCGACTGTTCAGCAAGTGGAACTCGCGTGGGGACGATAGCTATCAATTGGGCTTCGGTGGCGGTTGGCAAAGCTCTGGCAACAGGGAGCTGCTCATCGAGACCACCGACGAGTACAAACTCACAGGTGTCTCGCTGACGGAGAACCAGTGGGCACACGTCGTGTGGACCCACGGATCAGAAGATAAGGTGTACGCCAACGGAACACAGAAAGGACCGACGTTTTCCCTTCCTGATGCGGAAGCATCCACGCAGCCGCTTCGAATCGGCAACGGTCTCAACTCTAGGCGGAACGCTGTCTACGGGTTCGACGGGGTAATGGACGAACCCAAGGTGTACGACGCCGCGCTCACTGTCGACCAGGTGAGCAATCTCTACGATTCGAGCACGGCGAGCGAAGGCGGTGGTGGCGGCGATATCACTGGCTGA
- a CDS encoding DUF5305 domain-containing protein produces MRGPDIPLSVRSFLDSWLSVILLGLVVLSLVGGYITYDAYVDGGQTVIEEKPVGTWTVDSNFEHSATVQRETTVFEAGERLDNRPLYFTTAMSELDVTYAITHDNTAGKSAEAAVELRLVSRSVEEADDETVVHWESSEKLATVTGVEIANGNTKTETVSIDIPTIRSRIETIEEDLEASPGETEVLVVADAEIESSVGGEQFTESRTDRLEVTPGESVYRVTTTAQDQRVYEATEQIQRTTDPPAVARFGGPLVVLVGLVGMLVLVAVHRAGKVRLTERERTRHTFETDRRDFDEWISNVSIPDPGERTVTTAETLADLVDIAIDSDRRVLEDGEQYAVLVGDMMYTYRAPKPADPLTSERQRGTVPAADHNLEDTDPTATAETSDTTQPSEQSGTSSESDRET; encoded by the coding sequence ATGAGAGGACCGGATATCCCGCTCTCCGTGCGTTCGTTTCTCGATAGCTGGCTGTCGGTGATATTGCTGGGACTGGTCGTGTTATCGCTCGTCGGTGGCTACATCACCTACGACGCATACGTCGATGGTGGACAGACAGTAATCGAAGAAAAACCAGTCGGAACCTGGACGGTCGACAGTAACTTCGAACACAGTGCGACGGTCCAGCGTGAGACGACCGTCTTCGAGGCGGGTGAACGACTCGACAACCGGCCACTGTACTTTACGACCGCGATGTCGGAACTCGATGTGACGTATGCGATCACACACGACAACACAGCGGGCAAGTCGGCTGAAGCAGCAGTCGAACTGCGGTTGGTTAGCAGATCGGTCGAAGAGGCCGACGATGAGACAGTCGTCCACTGGGAATCGAGCGAGAAATTGGCGACCGTGACCGGGGTCGAGATAGCCAACGGCAACACCAAGACTGAGACGGTAAGTATAGATATTCCGACTATTCGATCCCGCATCGAGACCATCGAAGAAGATCTCGAAGCCTCACCCGGCGAGACCGAGGTACTGGTCGTCGCCGATGCCGAGATCGAGTCTTCGGTAGGGGGCGAGCAGTTCACCGAGTCCCGGACAGACCGTCTCGAAGTGACGCCTGGCGAGAGTGTATATCGAGTAACGACGACAGCCCAGGACCAGCGAGTCTACGAGGCAACCGAACAGATCCAGCGAACGACCGATCCACCGGCCGTGGCGCGGTTTGGGGGCCCACTCGTGGTACTCGTCGGGCTCGTCGGGATGCTTGTACTCGTGGCCGTCCATCGGGCAGGCAAAGTCAGGCTTACCGAGCGCGAACGGACGCGACACACGTTCGAAACGGACCGAAGAGACTTCGACGAGTGGATATCGAACGTCAGCATTCCGGATCCCGGAGAGCGGACGGTCACCACCGCAGAGACGCTCGCCGATCTAGTCGACATTGCCATCGACAGCGACAGGCGAGTACTCGAAGACGGCGAGCAGTATGCAGTCCTCGTCGGCGATATGATGTACACCTATAGGGCACCGAAGCCAGCCGATCCACTGACAAGCGAAAGACAGCGGGGGACAGTCCCGGCAGCCGATCACAACCTAGAGGACACTGACCCGACAGCGACCGCCGAGACCAGTGACACAACGCAGCCGTCCGAGCAAAGCGGAACGTCTTCGGAGAGCGACCGAGAGACGTGA
- a CDS encoding ORC1-type DNA replication protein, whose protein sequence is MTDDPEEGMLSWDESVFRDEHVFEIDHVPETFRHRSSQMESLKYALRPAVRGSRPLNVIARGPPGTGKTTAIQKLYGELRAETDVRVARVNCQVDSTRYAVFSRLFEEVFEYEPPTSGVSFKKLFGQITEKLVEDGEVLTVALDDVNYLFYEGEASDTLYSLLRAHEAHSGAKIGVVVVSSDLDLDVIESLDGRVQSVFRPEEVYFPKYDEPEIADILDERVTRGFHDGVIDAPTLDRVAELTAQQGGDLRVGIDLLRRAGLNAEMRASTAVQREDVEDAYEQSKHVHLSRYIKGLSESERALLAVLAEHDGDLAGDIYETFQAETDLGYTRYSELINKLDQLGLIEATYTSVDGRGRSRELSLAYEADAITDRL, encoded by the coding sequence ATGACAGACGACCCCGAGGAGGGGATGCTCTCCTGGGACGAGTCCGTCTTCCGGGACGAACACGTCTTCGAGATCGACCACGTTCCGGAGACGTTTCGCCACCGTTCGAGCCAGATGGAGAGCCTGAAGTACGCCCTCCGGCCGGCGGTGCGGGGCTCGCGACCGCTGAACGTGATCGCGCGCGGGCCGCCGGGGACCGGCAAGACGACCGCGATCCAGAAACTCTACGGCGAGTTGCGCGCCGAGACGGACGTCCGGGTCGCCCGCGTCAACTGCCAGGTCGATTCGACGCGATACGCCGTGTTCTCGCGGCTGTTCGAGGAAGTCTTCGAGTACGAACCGCCGACCAGCGGCGTCTCCTTCAAGAAACTGTTCGGCCAGATCACCGAGAAACTCGTCGAGGACGGGGAGGTACTGACGGTCGCCCTGGACGACGTGAACTACCTCTTTTACGAGGGCGAAGCCTCCGATACACTCTACTCGTTGCTGCGCGCCCACGAGGCCCATTCGGGAGCCAAGATCGGCGTCGTCGTCGTTTCTTCGGACCTCGATTTGGACGTCATCGAGTCTCTGGACGGGCGCGTCCAGAGTGTCTTCCGCCCCGAGGAAGTGTATTTCCCGAAGTACGACGAGCCCGAGATCGCCGATATCCTCGACGAGCGCGTCACACGCGGGTTCCACGACGGGGTGATCGACGCGCCGACGCTCGATCGCGTCGCCGAACTGACCGCCCAGCAGGGTGGGGATCTCCGGGTCGGGATCGACCTGTTGCGCCGGGCTGGACTGAACGCCGAGATGCGCGCAAGCACGGCAGTCCAACGCGAGGACGTCGAAGACGCCTACGAGCAGTCCAAACACGTCCACCTCTCCCGATACATCAAGGGTCTCTCCGAGAGCGAACGCGCGCTGCTGGCAGTGTTGGCCGAGCACGATGGTGACCTCGCGGGGGACATCTACGAGACCTTCCAGGCCGAGACCGATCTGGGGTATACGCGCTACTCGGAGCTCATCAACAAACTCGACCAGCTCGGACTGATCGAGGCTACCTACACGTCCGTCGACGGCCGCGGCCGTTCGCGGGAACTCTCCTTGGCCTACGAGGCCGACGCGATCACCGACCGGCTGTAG
- a CDS encoding carboxypeptidase M32 translates to MSGSADTYEDFLEYVRQLSYVQDAGGLLRWDQQVMMPAGGTPARTKQQSALSTLQHDLLTDDELAGYLADLEAASLDPDQQAVVREVRREHERARKVPRDLVERISEATSEALPVWEQAREEDDFESYAPMLEKLVDLRREYAHAIDPDRDPYEVLFEEFEPYLGLDTAERVLERLRDELVPLIDDIANSDVTQPRPFDGTYDVEAQEALVRDVLEVVGFDWDRGRLDTSAHPFTSGTQFDARITTRFDPEKPLDSLSSTIHEFGHASYALGLPDDEYGTPLGEARDLTVHESQSRLWENHVARSAPFWEYILPTVKEHLGVEASPEDAYGAANRVYDDNLIRVEADELTYHMHILVRFEIERDLIAGDLDVSEVPQVWNDKMEAYLGVRPETDADGCLQDIHWTNGTFGYFPTYTLGSVLAAQLYDAADDEIGSIETDVRDGEFDPLYEWMTEHIHSHGKRYRTGELVEEATGESYNADHFIDYVTEKYGALYDL, encoded by the coding sequence ATGTCTGGTTCAGCCGACACCTACGAGGACTTTCTGGAGTACGTCCGACAGCTCTCCTACGTACAGGACGCCGGTGGCCTCCTCCGCTGGGATCAGCAAGTGATGATGCCTGCGGGTGGCACGCCGGCCCGCACGAAACAGCAGTCGGCGCTCTCGACGCTCCAGCACGACCTGCTGACCGACGACGAACTGGCGGGCTACCTTGCGGATCTCGAAGCCGCCTCGCTCGATCCCGACCAGCAGGCCGTCGTCCGGGAGGTGCGCCGCGAACACGAGCGTGCCCGGAAGGTCCCCCGCGATCTGGTCGAGCGCATCTCGGAAGCGACCAGTGAGGCCCTGCCCGTCTGGGAGCAGGCCCGCGAAGAGGATGATTTCGAGAGTTACGCACCCATGCTGGAGAAACTCGTCGACCTCCGCCGAGAGTACGCCCACGCGATCGACCCCGACCGGGACCCCTACGAAGTGCTCTTCGAGGAGTTCGAGCCGTACCTCGGGCTCGATACCGCCGAACGCGTCCTCGAACGGCTCCGGGACGAACTCGTCCCCCTGATCGACGACATCGCGAACAGTGACGTGACTCAGCCCCGGCCGTTCGACGGTACCTACGACGTCGAGGCCCAAGAGGCGCTGGTCCGGGACGTCCTGGAGGTCGTCGGGTTCGACTGGGATCGCGGCCGGCTGGACACCTCTGCCCACCCATTCACGTCGGGCACGCAGTTCGACGCCCGGATCACGACCCGCTTCGACCCCGAGAAACCGCTCGATTCGCTGTCCTCGACCATCCACGAGTTCGGCCACGCGAGCTACGCCCTCGGCCTGCCTGACGACGAGTACGGCACGCCACTGGGTGAAGCCCGCGACCTGACGGTCCACGAATCCCAGTCGCGCCTCTGGGAGAATCACGTTGCCCGCTCGGCGCCGTTCTGGGAGTACATTTTGCCGACCGTCAAAGAGCACCTCGGCGTCGAAGCCAGTCCCGAAGACGCCTACGGGGCGGCAAACCGCGTCTACGACGACAACCTCATCCGGGTCGAAGCGGACGAACTCACCTACCACATGCACATCCTCGTCCGCTTCGAGATCGAGCGCGACCTCATCGCCGGTGATCTGGACGTCAGCGAGGTCCCACAGGTCTGGAACGACAAGATGGAGGCCTACTTGGGCGTCCGTCCCGAGACCGACGCCGACGGTTGTCTGCAGGACATCCACTGGACGAACGGCACCTTCGGCTACTTCCCGACGTACACGCTTGGCAGCGTCCTGGCCGCCCAGCTGTACGACGCTGCCGACGACGAGATCGGCTCGATCGAGACGGACGTCCGCGACGGCGAGTTCGACCCACTCTACGAGTGGATGACCGAGCACATCCACAGCCACGGGAAACGCTACCGGACCGGGGAGCTGGTCGAGGAAGCGACGGGTGAATCCTACAATGCCGATCACTTCATCGACTACGTGACCGAGAAGTACGGCGCGCTGTACGACCTCTGA